The Streptomyces sp. NBC_01298 genome contains the following window.
CGGGCCACCGCCCCAGTTCGGTGATCAGGGCGGCACCGTCCTCGATCTCCTCCGGCCGCCAGCCCGTGATGTCGAGCAGCAGTCCGTCCAGCGGCCCACCCACGAGCACGGCGTACGTCTGGTGCGGCAGCGGACCCGGGTTGACGTCGTCGTGGTCGCGGCCGTACACCCGTCCGCGCAGCAGCTGCTCGTCACTGTCGTTCATCCGACCAGCCTCCCGGCCGCCACCGACAAGCCAGGCGCCGGCTGCCGATACGAAGGGAGCTCTTTCCCATGGCTATCGCATGGGAAGGAGACATCCGATGGGGTTAACGGGTCAAGCGGCGATGGCCAGTTCGATCTTGGGCGGAGCCGGGAAGGCGGTGGTCTCGTTGTAGGGCGTGCCCGTGGCCAGGCAGGGGTGGAGGCAACCGAGGAGCCGGTTGTAGAGGTTTCCCTGGGCGGAGCTGTGGCGGTCGCCGGCCTTGCGTCGGCGGTCGCAGGGGGCCCTGGCGCCGGGCGAGGCGGTGAGAGAGGCGAAGGCCCAGACGTAGCCGACGGCGGCGAGCCGCTGGTTCTTGACCCGGCGGACCATGACCGCGTGGCTCTTGCCGGAGGCGCGGGTGACGGGCGCTGATCCGGCGTATGCCTTGCGGGCCTTGGCGCCGGCGAAGCGGGTGCGGTCGTCGCCGATCTCGGCGAGGACCCGGGCGCCGCTGAGCGTGCCGAGGCCGGGGAAGCTGGTGATGACCGCGGCGTCGTGGTGCCGCTCGAACAGCTGGACGGAGGCTTCGGCGAGGTCGGCGGCGGCGGTGCAGGCGGCCTCGAATTTACCCAGCAGGGCCAGGGCCTGGCGGCCCATTGCGCTCTCGACCAGCGGGAGCTGGCGCATCTGCGGGACGCGCAGGGCGGCGTGGAGGCGCTCGACCTCGGCGTCACGGTCAGGAATATGCCCAAGCCCACCTACATAGCGGGAGCCAAGGCCCGGGCCGGGCAGAGGGGTGGGCAAGCCTGCTGGACGGCGGGCTTGTCCAGGAGAACGTTCGGCTTGCCCGATGCCCTGACCCCTCATCGGTCACAGTCACCGGTCGCAGGGTCCGCGTGACCGATCCAGGCTCCGCCATCGGTCAAACCGCAGGTCAGGGGTTGTGACCGATCCGTGCAACTCTCTGCGGAACCGGGCGCCTGAGGGCTTGCCCAGTGACCTGTGACAGCGAAGCTGGACCGGCAGGGGCTTGAGCCGCGCCATCCCGGAGTCCGGCTCGCCGGAGGATCGCTCTTTGCCGCAGGTGCCCGAGCACCACTGGCGGGCGCGGGATGGCTCGAGGTGGCCGTGGAGGTTCCGCATGCCGCACATTCCCGCTGGTCACACCTCTGGTGAACTCCTGCTCGAAGGAGTGGTCCGAGCACCAGGGGTTTGGCCTGAGGGGCTGGAAGGGGCAACCGCAGGTCAGCCAGGACGAACAGACACGCCCAGAAGGTCTGCACCCGACTAGGTTCACGCCGAGAGCGTCAGCACTTCTCCTTCCGCGCCTGCTCGATCAGCGGCTCGGCCTCGTCCAGCGTGGAAGTGACCTGCCAGGTTTCGGCCGCCCGGTGCAGGGTGTCGGCGAACTCCTGGTAGACGTGGTCCTGTTGAGCCGCGTCGGCGGCGCGGTTGGTCGCCGCGTTCAGGTACTGCTCGGCGGTCTGGTAGTAGGGGTCGGTCAGATTTGACGGCCGGGGGCGGGCGAGGTGGTCGGTCAGCTGCTGCAGGGAGGAGCAGGCGGACTTGGCGAAGTCGCGCGCCGCCACCGTGGCCTTGGAAGGCGTCGAGCTGCAGGCCGCCAGGGGGAGCGTGGACGCCAACAGCAGGGGCAGGGGCAGTGACAGACGAAGTATCAGCTGACGTCGACTAGTCATGGATCAATCCTAGTTGGCATGCCGGCCTGACCGACCGGAAATCCGGTGGGCCGCAGCCACCGTCTCGCCCGGCCCACATCTGGGCCTTGTCTGCTCGGGCTGCAACGGCGGCCATCAACGACGGCGCCGCTTCCGCCCACTCTCGCCTCAACGCCCGCGCACCTCGGCGGGCTCGTCACCCGCGACGGTAGAAGCCAGCCACACGATCACATACCAAAACCCCGCGAAGCACCCCAGCAAGGCACCCGCACCGAACATGCACCCACCCCAAGTCGGTCCAACTCAGCGTTCAAGGGTGTGCTGGCCCGCCACGCCGGCATCGCCCGTGTCCTCGCGCACGACCCGCTTCTGGCGTTCGGCTGCCACACGTCCATGCTCCAAGTCGCCTCGCCCGCCTGGGACATCTTCGCTATGGAGGTGTGGGCCCCACTGGTTCACGGCGGCACCGTAATCCTCCACGACGGCCCGCTGGACACCACGGGTCTGCGCGATGGTGTTGCGCGAGGTGCGAACACCGTGTTCCTGACCACCACCCTGTTCAACCTCATCGCCGATTTAGGACCTCGACGCCTTCGACGGTCTCAGCGTGGTCATGTCCGGCGGAGAGCGCGGGTCGGCGAGGCATTGGGCCAAGGTCGCCGATCGCCACCGCGGTATTCGTCTGCTGCACGGCTACGGCCCGGCCGAGGCCACCATCGCCACCACCTTCCATCCAGTGACACACCCTGTGGCGACTGAGCGCGAGATGCCCATCGGCACACCGATCGCACAGACCCAGATCTGGCTGCTGGACCGGCACCTGCACCCCGTACCAGATGGAACGCCCGGCGAGATCGCCGTGGCAGGGGCCGGCCTGGCGCTCGGCTACCTAAGCGACCCGCAAGCGAGGTCGAGCGCGTGATGGGCGCTCTGCCCGGCATCGACAGCGTCGCAGTCCTGCCTCTGCCCATCGACGGCCCCACGCACCACAGCATCGCCGCCTACTACACCGGCGCAGCGGCCCCCTCCCCGGACCTCGTGCGCCAAGCTGTCGCCGACGCCCTGCCGGGCCACTTCGTCCCTGGCACCGTCCTGCACGTGCCTGAGCTGGACCATCTTCACCGGCTCATTGCCGCGCCCGTCGGGGCCGACACCGACATCTTCAGCGTGGGCGCGACATCCTTTACAGCCGTCCACGCTGCCTCCGCCATGTCACGGGTCCTGGGGCGGGCCGTGCCGGCCGCGGTCATCTTCCGGCACCGCACCCCGATCGAAATCGCCACCGCGATCGCCGATGGGTGCAGCTCTCTCCCCGAGTAACAAGGCGTTGCCTCCCGTTGCCAGTCCCGGCTTGCCGGTTTGACGATGGTCCACGTAGCTCGCCATGTGGGGGTGGATAACCTCCGTGTCGGACGGCATGGCCTCGGCGCGGGCCCATTCCTCGACCATCGACCGCGGCTTCTCTCGTTGACACACCCCGCCATCACGAGCACCGGCAGGTTTCCCGTTCGGGGGGGGCTTCGCGCGGGCCGGACACGGGAGCCGCCCCGGCACCTCCGTGATCGTTTCCAGGGTCCGTGTCGTGGGGGCCCGGTGATCGAGGCATGCGAGTCCCGATGAAGTCCCTGCCACCTGCCCTTGCCGTCTCCGCCTCCTGTACGGCCCTGGCCTGGGCCCTGATCGCACAGCCCGCCGGAGCCGCCGCGTCCCCCGTTGGACAAGACCACCGACACGACGGCCCTGCCCGCGGCCGAGGCGTTCCTCGGGGGCAATCCCGCTCGCCTCCAGGACACGGTCGCCCACTGCACCCGCGTCATGTGGAGCTGCCGAGGTCGAGGATGCGGGACATGAAAAAAGGGGGGTCCTTCCCGTTGAGGCCGTCGGGGCCAAGGCCCTCGGTGTGGCACGTCCCCCCTGCCTACCCCCTCAGATATACCAGAGGCATACCAGATGAACGAACGGCCCTTCGGTCCGCTCCACCTTCCCTTCGCCCCCTCTCCAGGGGGCGTCCGCCTACTCAGAGTGGAAGCCGCCATGCCCGTAGAGCCCGCATTCAGCCCCGTGGCCCCCGATGGCGCCCAGCCGCCGTACGTCCTGGCCAAGCAGGCCCTGGCGCACGCCATCGCGGCCGGCGCCCTCGCCCCGGAGCAGCGGCTGCCCTCCGAGCGGTACCTCTGCGAACAGCTCGGCATCAGCCGCACCACCCTGCGCCGCACCCTCAAGGAACTCGCCGAGGACGGCCTGGTCGAATCCTCCGAGCGACGCGGCTGGCGGGTGAAACGGGTCGGCTTCAGTCACTCCGCGGACAGCTCCGCCCTGGACGGCTTCGGCGAGGTGAACCGGCGTCTTGGCCGGGCGGTCACGGCGCGCGTGCTGGCCCGCCGCACCCGGGCAGCCACCTCACGGGAGGCCGAGCCCCTGCAGGTCCCGACTGGCGCCGCACTGTTCGAGCTGCGCCGGGTGCGGCTCCTGGACGGCCTGCCGGTGTGTGTGACGCACGACCTGGTCCCGCTCGCCGTGGCCCCGGCCGTCGCCGGGGCCGACTTCACCACCGCGTCCCTCTTCGGACTGCTGGCCGCCGCCGGTCACGTACCCGTCGGCGCCCGGTACACGGCCCGCGCGGCCCTCGCCGACGCCGAGCAGAAACGGCTCCTCGACCTGAGCGGCCCCTCGCCCGTACTGAACACGCGGCGGCTCTCGCTCGACTCCGCCGGACTGCCGTGCGCCTACAGCCGGGAGACGTACCGGGCCGACCGCTATGAAGTGCGGCTCACCCTCGGCTGAGCGCGGGGCCATCGACCCGCCGCGCCGGGCCCTTGGTCGGAAAGGCCCCTTCCGAACTCCCCCATTTCTCACCAGGGCGCCCAATTGTCCGTGTTCATCGGCTATACCTGAATTGATCTGGTCTGCATCTGGTACAGGTTGCAGCCCCCGGATGCCACTCCGACCCCACCCCGGTCCAGGGCATCCCCATGCGTTCAGGAGGAACCGGCGATGAGTACGACCACGGCTGCTGCCCCGCCCGCGAAGAAGCGGGGTGCCGGGCTGATGCAGGGCATGCAGAAGGTCGGCCGCAGTCTGCAGCTGCCGGTGGCCGTGCTGCCCGCCGCCGCGATCCTGCTGCGGCTCGGCCAGGACGACGTCTTCGGCAAGGACGGCCTGCACTGGGGCAAGCTCGCCGACGTCTTCGCCACCGCCGGCAACGGCGTCTTCGCCAACCTCCCGCTGCTGTTCTGCGTGGGTGTGGCCATCGGCTACGCGAAGAAGGCCGACGGCTCGACCGCGCTCGCGGCCCTGGTCGGCTTCCTCGTCTACAAGAACGTGCTCACGGCCTTCCCCGTCGACGGCTCCGTCACCGAGCTGCTGCCCAAGGGCACGCCGCAGGACCCCGGCGTACTCGGCGGCATCCTCGTCGGCCTGGTCAGCGCGATCGTCTGGCAGCGCTTCCGCCGGACCAAGCTGGTCGACTGGCTCGGCTTCTTCAACGGCCGCCGCCTCGTGCCGATCCTCATGGCCTTCATCGGCACCTGCTTCGGCGTGCTCTTCGGCCTGGCCTGGGGCCCGGTCGGCAAGGCGCTGGGCTCCTTCAGCGAGTGGCTGATCGGCCTCGGCGCGGTGGGTTCCGGGGTCTACGGGGTCTTCAACCGCGGCCTCATACCCGTCGGCATGCACCAGTTCCTCAACACGTTCTTCCAGCAGCAGGTCGGTTCCTTCACCAAGCTCGACGGCTCGATCGTGCACGGCGAGATCCCCCGCTTCTTCGCGGGCGACCCGACCGCGGGCCAGTTCATGTCCGGCTTCTTCCCGATCATGATGTTCGGCCTGCCCGCCGCCGCGATCGCCATCGCCCACTGCGCCAGGCCCCACCGCCGCAAGGCCGTCATGGGCATGATGATCTCGCTCGCGCTCACCTCGTTCATCACGGGCGTCACCGAGCCCATCGAGTTCACCTTCCTCTTCCTGGCCCCCGCGCTGTACGCGGTGCACGCGGTCCTCACCGGGGTGTCGATGGCCGTGACCTGGGGCCTGGGCGTGCACGACGGATTCGGCTTCTCGGCCGGCCTGATCGACTACCTGCTGAACTGGAAGCTCGCGGTCAAACCGTGGCTGATCCTCCCGATCGGCGCGTGCTTCGCCGCCGTCTACTACACGGTGTTCCGCTTCATCATCACCAAGTTCGACCTCCAGACCCCCGGCCGCGAACCGGACGACGAGAGCGACCCGCCGTCGGCCTGAGCGGCGCGAACCCGCACCGCACCGGAAGGCGCACGTAGGACGCGAAGGACAGAGAGCGAGCCGTGAACCCCCACACCCAGGCGATCCCCCGCCCCCACTCGCACCTTCATGCCCCGCACTACCGGGGCCTGGCGGACGACCTCGTCCAGCGGATCGCGCGGGTCGAACCCGCCGCCACGGCCGCGTCCCTCCTTGAGGTCGGGGCCATCGCCCGCCCCTACCGCGTGCCTGCCGCCACGGCGCAGTTCGTCCTGCGGGCCGCGCACACCCGCCTGCGTCCACGCGCCCTGCACTCCCCCCTCGTGCTCCGAGCGGCCGCCGCCCCACCGACAGCGGTGCCCGGGCAGGGCCCCGTAGAGCCTGCCGACGCCCCCGCGCCGGCGCGCGGGGAAGGGACCGCCCACGCGGCGGCGCACACGGCGGTCTACCGGACGGTCGCGCACGACCTGCGGAACCGCATCGAGCACGGTGAGATCGAAGCGACACTGCCGTCCCGGCAGCGGCTCACCACCGAGTACGGAGTCTCCCACCACACGATCAGGAGGGCTGTCGAACTGCTGGCCGCGCAAGCAATCCTCGATCCGCACGGCGCCGCCGGAACACCGGTGCGCGGGTCCGCCCGCGGGTCCGGCGCGGGCCAGGCGGCCCAGGACCGCCAGCCTCAGGTGCCCACGCCCCACCGAGTAGGGAGAACCCCATGAGCACGCATGCCCCAGAGGGCCCCACCGCCCCGGACCTCTCCGTCGCGCGTCGGCGCAGTGCCGAGCTGGAGGAGCGGATCGCCGCCGATCCGGGGAGCTTCCGGGTCCTGACCGGCGACCGGCCGACCGGGCGGCTGCACCTCGGGCACTACTTCGGGACCCTGCAGGGCCGGGTACGGCTCCAGGACCTGGGCGTGGACACCTTCGTGATCGTGGCCGACTACCAGGTGCTCACCGACCGCGACGTGGCCGACCGCCTCGGCGAGCACGTCGAGGAACTCGTCCTCGACTACCTGGCCGCCGGCATCGACCCCGAACGCTCCACGGTCTTCGCGCACAGCGTGCTGCCCGCCCTCAACCAGCTCCTGCTGCCCTTCCTCTCCCTGGTGTCGGTGGCGGAACTGCGCCGCAACCCCACCGTCAAGGACGAGATCGCGCACTCCCGGCAGGCCTCGGTCAGCGGGCTGATGTTCACCTACCCGGTGCACCAGGCCGCCGACATCCTCTTCTGCAAGGCCGGGGTGGTGCCCGTGGGCCAGGACCAGCTCCCGCACCTGGAGGTCACCCGCACCATCGCCCGCCGATTCAACGAGCGTTACGGGGCGAACGGGCCGGTCTTCCCCGAACCCGAAGCCCTCCTGTCCGCCGCACCGCTGCTGCTCGGCACCGACGGAACCAAGATGAGCAAGTCCCGGGGCAACGCGATCACCCTGTCGGCCACCGCAGACGAAACGGCCCGCCTCCTCAAGGGCGCCAAGACCGACGCCGTCCGCCGCATCACCTACGACCCGGCCGCCCGCCCCGAGGTCTCCAGCCTCGTGCTGCTCGCCGCGCTGTGCCAGGACCGCGACCCGCAGACGCTCGCGGAGGAGATCGGCGACGGCGGCGCGGCCCAGCTGAAGAAGGTCGCCACCGAGGCCGTCAACGAACACCTCGCCCCCCTGCGGACGCGCCGTACGCAGCTCGCGGCCGACCGCGGCCACGTACGCGAGGTCCTGCGGCGCGGCAACGAGCGCGCCAACGCCGTCGCCGAGACCACCCTGGCCGAGGTCCGTGCCGCCATGGGGATGGCTTACTGATGACCCGCGGCCCGCAGTGGCTGCGGCACACAGTCCGGGTCCGGGCGGTGCCGGTGGACCGCGCCCTGGTGGCACGCGGCGCTGTCGGCATGCTGCTGCCGCTGGCTCTCGGCCAGGCGGCCGGGCGGCCCGACCTGGGAGCGGCGGCCGCTCTCGGCGCCTACGGTGCGGTCGCTGACGATTCATCCGCGCCGTGGCGCACCCGCGCCCTCACCCTGCTGCTCCCGCAGCTCGGCGGCGCGATCGGACTGGCCCTGGGCCGGCTCACCGGAGGCGAGGCGTGGGCGCAGATCCTGCTGGTCGCCCTCGTCGCCCTGGTCTCGGGGCTGATGTCGACGGTGGGCCGGATCAGCGACATGACCGCTCTGGTGCTGCTGCTGGCGACCGCCATGGGGCTCGGGCTGCCCACCACCCCGCCGTGGTGGCAGGTACCCCTGCTGTTCCTTCTCGGCGGGATCCCGCTGATGCTGCTCTCCCTGGCCGACGCGCTGCGCCATCCCGGGCGAGCGGAACGGCGGGCCGTCGTGGGAGCGGTGCGGAGCGTCGCCGACCTTCTCGAGGCTACCGAGGGCACCTGGACCGAGCGCCGTCACAGGGTGACCGAGGCCATGGACGCCGCCTACGACACCGTGATCGTCCGCCGCCTGTCCGCACCCCGGCCGGGCACCACCGCGGCCCGGTTGGCCGGCCGTCTGGAGTCTCTCGTCGAGGTCATCGCCGCGGCCCCGGCCATGAAGGCACCGGCCGAGTATCCGGACGTGGTGCGCCAGGTCGCCGCTGCCGTGGAGGCGGATGCCGGTGCGGCTTCGATCGCTCTTCCGCCCGTCCCGAAGGTACCGGCACTACGCGCCCTGCACGCCGCTGTCACCGCCCTTGCCCAGCCGGACCGGGAGGCGGCCGCCGGGCAGACGTCCCTGCTCCCGTCGCGCCCCACGCTCAGGCGACGCCTGGGCGACGCGCTGGCCGCGCGCATCGGCGACCCGGTGGCCCGGCGCTACGCCCTGCGCCTGACGGCATGCCTGGCAACCGCCCAGGCGGTCGCCTCGTTCAGCGGCCTGCCGCACTCCGGCTGGCTGGTGCTTACCGTCGCCCTCGTGGTGCGGCCCGGTCTCGGCACGGTGCCGGCCCGGCTGGTGACCCGCGCCGTCGGGACCATCGCCGGAGTCCTGATCGGTCTCGCCGTCATCGCGCTCTGCCCCGCGGGATGGTGGCGCATCGCCGCCACCGTCGTCCTGACCGGCCTCCTCCAGGCGTACGCCCGCCGCAACTACGCCCTGCAGACCCTCTTCCTCACCCCGGTCATGCTGCTGCTCGCCGACCCGCTGGGCCAAGCAGGCTCCACCGTCCCCCAAGCACGCCTGCTCGACACCGTGATCGGCTGCGCCGTCGCCTTCGTCGTCGGATATCTGCTGTGGCCCGAGGACAGCCGCGCCAGAGTGGACCACCGGCTGGCGAACGCCCACGAGACCATCGCCGCCTACGCCGACGCGCTGGAACACGACCGTGATGCCGGGACTCTCCACACCATGCGCCGCCGGATCCACGGCGACCTCGCCGCCGTCCGTAACGAACTGGTCCGTCTGCGCACCGACCCGCGCCACCACCACACCCTCCGAGCGCGGCAGGACGAACTCGCGTACGCGGACGCCGCGATCACCCGCCTCACCAGCCTGGCCGCCACGAGTCACCACGGCACTCCGCCAGCGGCCCAGGAGATGACCCGGGACCTGTCCGCGGAGCTGCGCCGACGAGCCGAGCGGCTGCGGGAACACCGGCCCCGCCGGGTGCGCAGCCCGCGCTGACCCACTTCGCACCAGTCAGGTCGGCTCAGTCCTCCAGTGGTGGCGGATCGCCGCGCGGCAGGCGCTGATCCAGGCTCTTGTCGTCGACGGCGTTGGGGCCAATGCAGGTATTCGGCGGCGTCTCAACCCGAGCCACCATGACCAAGACCGTACATTTACGAACATGTCGGCCACAGAGCGTACTACTGCGAATCGGTATCCCGAGCGGGTCACCTACGAACGGGACGCGGTCTACGCGATCCTCGACGAGGCCCTCGCCGTCCATGTCGGCTTCAACACCGACCTCGGCCCGGTGGTCATCCCCACCCTGCACATGCGGGTGGGTGATCAGCTCCTTCTGCACGGCTCCGCGTTCGGCCGGTTCATCACCACCGCCGCGTCCGGCGCGCCACTGTGCGTGACCGCGACCCTGATCGACGGCGTGATCCTGGGCCGGGCCTCCTCCCACCACTCGGCGGCCTACCGCTCCGCCATGATCTTCGGGACCGCCACGGCGATCGAGGACGAGCAGGAACGCGCCGACGCCCTCGCCGACGTCGTGGAGAGCGTCATCCCGGGCCGGCTGTCCGGGCCGCATGCCGCCCGCCGCCCCAACGTCGAGGAAGCCCGGTACACCGCCTGCCTGACCATGCCGATCACGGAATTCTCGATGAAGGTCCGCGAGGGCTTCGCCCGGGACGAACCCAAGGACGACCACATCGAATCCTGGGCGGGCTGGATTCCGCTGACCACCACCCCCGGCACCCCCGTCCCCGACACGATCACCGGCGACCGCTTCCCCGCCCCCCACTACGACCCGTCCATCCACCGCTTCCGCCAGAACTGACCACCCCCGGACGGAGAACCCCTGATGAACACTCCCGAAGAACGACTGGCCGAAGCCGGTCACATCCTTCCGGCGATCGCGACGCCCGTGGCCGCCTACACCCCTGCCCTGCGCAACGGCCCCTACGTGTTCGTGTCCGGCCAGCTGCCCACGATCGACGACAAGCTGATCCACGTCGGCGAAGTCGGCGCCGAGGTCACCCCCGAGCAGGCCACGGAAGCCGCCCGGCAGTGCGCCCTGAACGCCCTGGCCGCCCTGAAGTCCGCCGTCGGGGACCTCTCCACCGTCAAGCAGGTCGTCAAGGTCGTCGGCTACGTGAACGGCGACCCCTCCTTCACCTCCCCGCCCGCGGTCATCAACGGGGCCAGCGAACTGTTCGCCACGGCGTTCACCGGAGCAGCCGGCATCCACGCGCGCAGCGCCGTCGGAGTCGCCATGCTCTCCCAGAACGCCCCCGTCGTCATCGACGTCCAATTCGAGGTCTGAAGCCCACATGCCGAACGCACCGTCCGGCAGCCAGGACGCGCTGGGCGACTTCCGCGAAACGATGGCCCACCTCGTCTCCGGGGTGGCCGTCGTGACCGTGAGCAGCCCACAGGGTGTACCCGGCGGGCTTCTCGTCTCCTCGATCACCTCGTACGGCACGGACCCCGCGACCGTCATGCTGGCGGTCAGCCGCACCGCGCGGACCTACAGCCTGCTGCGAGAGGCCGAAGAGTTCGGAGTGCACCTCCTCGCATCCGACCAGACGGAACTCGCCGGCATCTTCGCCGGCCACCAGGACGACAAGTTCACCGGCATCGCCTGGGAATGGGACGGCACGGTACCCCGGGTCAGCGGCTCCATGGCCTACCTGCGGTGCCGGACCGTGATGTTCACACCCTTCGCCGACCACGCGATCGCCGTCGGCCAGGTAGCCGGACTCAAGATCGAGGGCGGCGAGCCCCTCGTCTACTTCAAACGCCGCCTGGGCTGGCACCTGTCCTGAAACTGATGGAACCGAGGGCAGAATCGCGCAGGCGCCGTTCGGCGCAAGTACCCGTGTCTTAGCCGTCCATGACATGTGGGCGCGTCTCCGGGAACCGGATACCGGGGGGCCGCTGACGGATCCCCCGCCTCAGCATCAACCAGGGCCGGTCGGCCGAGAGCTGGACTGCCGGGCAGATGCCGGC
Protein-coding sequences here:
- the trpS gene encoding tryptophan--tRNA ligase, translating into MSTHAPEGPTAPDLSVARRRSAELEERIAADPGSFRVLTGDRPTGRLHLGHYFGTLQGRVRLQDLGVDTFVIVADYQVLTDRDVADRLGEHVEELVLDYLAAGIDPERSTVFAHSVLPALNQLLLPFLSLVSVAELRRNPTVKDEIAHSRQASVSGLMFTYPVHQAADILFCKAGVVPVGQDQLPHLEVTRTIARRFNERYGANGPVFPEPEALLSAAPLLLGTDGTKMSKSRGNAITLSATADETARLLKGAKTDAVRRITYDPAARPEVSSLVLLAALCQDRDPQTLAEEIGDGGAAQLKKVATEAVNEHLAPLRTRRTQLAADRGHVREVLRRGNERANAVAETTLAEVRAAMGMAY
- a CDS encoding flavin reductase family protein encodes the protein MPNAPSGSQDALGDFRETMAHLVSGVAVVTVSSPQGVPGGLLVSSITSYGTDPATVMLAVSRTARTYSLLREAEEFGVHLLASDQTELAGIFAGHQDDKFTGIAWEWDGTVPRVSGSMAYLRCRTVMFTPFADHAIAVGQVAGLKIEGGEPLVYFKRRLGWHLS
- a CDS encoding pyridoxamine 5'-phosphate oxidase family protein: MSATERTTANRYPERVTYERDAVYAILDEALAVHVGFNTDLGPVVIPTLHMRVGDQLLLHGSAFGRFITTAASGAPLCVTATLIDGVILGRASSHHSAAYRSAMIFGTATAIEDEQERADALADVVESVIPGRLSGPHAARRPNVEEARYTACLTMPITEFSMKVREGFARDEPKDDHIESWAGWIPLTTTPGTPVPDTITGDRFPAPHYDPSIHRFRQN
- a CDS encoding GntR family transcriptional regulator, producing MPVEPAFSPVAPDGAQPPYVLAKQALAHAIAAGALAPEQRLPSERYLCEQLGISRTTLRRTLKELAEDGLVESSERRGWRVKRVGFSHSADSSALDGFGEVNRRLGRAVTARVLARRTRAATSREAEPLQVPTGAALFELRRVRLLDGLPVCVTHDLVPLAVAPAVAGADFTTASLFGLLAAAGHVPVGARYTARAALADAEQKRLLDLSGPSPVLNTRRLSLDSAGLPCAYSRETYRADRYEVRLTLG
- a CDS encoding PTS transporter subunit EIIC produces the protein MSTTTAAAPPAKKRGAGLMQGMQKVGRSLQLPVAVLPAAAILLRLGQDDVFGKDGLHWGKLADVFATAGNGVFANLPLLFCVGVAIGYAKKADGSTALAALVGFLVYKNVLTAFPVDGSVTELLPKGTPQDPGVLGGILVGLVSAIVWQRFRRTKLVDWLGFFNGRRLVPILMAFIGTCFGVLFGLAWGPVGKALGSFSEWLIGLGAVGSGVYGVFNRGLIPVGMHQFLNTFFQQQVGSFTKLDGSIVHGEIPRFFAGDPTAGQFMSGFFPIMMFGLPAAAIAIAHCARPHRRKAVMGMMISLALTSFITGVTEPIEFTFLFLAPALYAVHAVLTGVSMAVTWGLGVHDGFGFSAGLIDYLLNWKLAVKPWLILPIGACFAAVYYTVFRFIITKFDLQTPGREPDDESDPPSA
- a CDS encoding FUSC family protein, which encodes MTRGPQWLRHTVRVRAVPVDRALVARGAVGMLLPLALGQAAGRPDLGAAAALGAYGAVADDSSAPWRTRALTLLLPQLGGAIGLALGRLTGGEAWAQILLVALVALVSGLMSTVGRISDMTALVLLLATAMGLGLPTTPPWWQVPLLFLLGGIPLMLLSLADALRHPGRAERRAVVGAVRSVADLLEATEGTWTERRHRVTEAMDAAYDTVIVRRLSAPRPGTTAARLAGRLESLVEVIAAAPAMKAPAEYPDVVRQVAAAVEADAGAASIALPPVPKVPALRALHAAVTALAQPDREAAAGQTSLLPSRPTLRRRLGDALAARIGDPVARRYALRLTACLATAQAVASFSGLPHSGWLVLTVALVVRPGLGTVPARLVTRAVGTIAGVLIGLAVIALCPAGWWRIAATVVLTGLLQAYARRNYALQTLFLTPVMLLLADPLGQAGSTVPQARLLDTVIGCAVAFVVGYLLWPEDSRARVDHRLANAHETIAAYADALEHDRDAGTLHTMRRRIHGDLAAVRNELVRLRTDPRHHHTLRARQDELAYADAAITRLTSLAATSHHGTPPAAQEMTRDLSAELRRRAERLREHRPRRVRSPR
- a CDS encoding acyl carrier protein, whose amino-acid sequence is MGALPGIDSVAVLPLPIDGPTHHSIAAYYTGAAAPSPDLVRQAVADALPGHFVPGTVLHVPELDHLHRLIAAPVGADTDIFSVGATSFTAVHAASAMSRVLGRAVPAAVIFRHRTPIEIATAIADGCSSLPE
- a CDS encoding GntR family transcriptional regulator, which translates into the protein MNPHTQAIPRPHSHLHAPHYRGLADDLVQRIARVEPAATAASLLEVGAIARPYRVPAATAQFVLRAAHTRLRPRALHSPLVLRAAAAPPTAVPGQGPVEPADAPAPARGEGTAHAAAHTAVYRTVAHDLRNRIEHGEIEATLPSRQRLTTEYGVSHHTIRRAVELLAAQAILDPHGAAGTPVRGSARGSGAGQAAQDRQPQVPTPHRVGRTP
- a CDS encoding RidA family protein, which gives rise to MNTPEERLAEAGHILPAIATPVAAYTPALRNGPYVFVSGQLPTIDDKLIHVGEVGAEVTPEQATEAARQCALNALAALKSAVGDLSTVKQVVKVVGYVNGDPSFTSPPAVINGASELFATAFTGAAGIHARSAVGVAMLSQNAPVVIDVQFEV